One stretch of Astatotilapia calliptera chromosome 3, fAstCal1.2, whole genome shotgun sequence DNA includes these proteins:
- the LOC113017767 gene encoding NLR family CARD domain-containing protein 3-like: MRLEDNITMFVKNELKKIQKVLSPDHPETLKSQMEDEEMFEGEDEDERKSCREAFLKITLHFLRRLKQHEMADHLQSKIFASLRKRELKAQLKKKFQCVFEGIAKAGSPTLLNQIYTELYITEGGTAEVNDEHEVRQIETASRKPDRPETTIRQEDIFKASPGRDEPIRTVLTKGVAGIGKTVLTQKYSLDWAEDKANQDIQFIFPFTFRELNVLKEEKFSLVELVHHFFNQTNESGICRLEDFQVVFILDGLDECRLHLDFNKTKILTETRKSTSLDELLTNLIRGNLLPSARLWITTRPAAANQIPPQCVDMVTEVRGFTDPQKEEYFRKRFRDEEQASRIISHIKKARSLHIMCHIPVFCWITATVLEDVLETREGGALPKTLTEMYIHFLVVQAKVKRIKYDGGAETDPHWSPESRKIIESLGKLAFDQLQKGNLIFYEPDLTECGINIRAASVYSGVFTQIFKEEKQLYQNKVFCFVHLSVQEFLAALHVHLTFINSGLNLLEEQQTTSMWSKLFDKPKLQSLHQSAVNKALQSPNGHLDLFLRFLLGLSMQTNQTLLRGLLTQTGSSSQTNQEAVQYIKEKLSENLSAEKSINLFHCLNELNDRSLVEEIQQSLSSGRLSTDKLSPAQWSALVFILLSSEKDLDVFDLKKYSASEKALLRLLPVVKASKKAL, encoded by the exons ATG CGGCTGGAGGACAACATCACCATGTTTGTGAAGaacgagctgaagaagatccagaagGTTCTGAGTCCAGATCACCCAGAAACTTTAAAGAGCCAGATGGAGGATGAGGAGATGTTTGAAGGAGAGGatgaagatgaaagaaagagCTGCAGAGAAGCATTTCTGAAGATCACACTCCACTTCTTGAGGAGACTTAAGCAGCATGAGATGGCTGACCATCTGCAGAGCA AAATATTTGCTTCACTCCGTAAACGTGAACTTAAAGCCcaactgaagaagaagttccagtgtgtgtttgagggcatcgctaaagcaggaagcccaaccctcctgaatcagatctacacagagctctacatcacagagggagggactgcagaggtcaatgatgaacatgaggtcagacagattgaaacagcatccaggaaaccagacagaccagaaacaacaatcagacaagaagacatctttaaagcctcacctggaagagacgaaccaatcagaacagtgctgacaaagggagtggctggcattgggaaaacagtcttaacacagaaatacagcctggactgggctgaagacaaagccaaccaggacatccagttcatatttccattcactttcagagagctgaatgtgctgaaagaggaaaagttcagcttggtggaacttgttcatcacttctttaatCAAACTAACGAATCAGGAATCTGCAGgcttgaagacttccaggttgtgttcatacttgatggtctggatgagtgtcgacttcaTTTGGACTTCAACAAAACTAAAATCCTGACTGAAACAAGAAAGTCCACCTCATTGGATgagctgctgacaaacctcatcaGAGGGAACCTGCTCCCTTCTGCTCGCCTTTGGATAAcaacacgacctgcagcagccaatcagatccctcctcaGTGTGTCgacatggtgacagaggtcagagggttcactgacccacagaaggaggagtacttcaggaagagattcagagatgaggagcaggccagcaggatcatctcccacatcaagaaagctcgaagcctccacatcatgtgtcacatcccagtcttctgctggatcactgctacagttctggaggatgtgctggaaaccagagagggaggagcgctgcccaagaccctgactgagatgtacatccacttcctggtggttcaggccaaagtcAAGAGGATCAaatatgatggaggagctgagacagatccacactggagtccagagagcaggaagataattgagtctctgggaaaactggcttttgatcagctgcagaaaggaaacctgatcttctatgaaccagacctgacagagtgtggcatcaatatcagagcagcctcagtgtactcaggagtgttcacacagatctttaaagaggagaaacAACTGTACCAgaacaaggtgttctgctttgttcatctcagtgttcaggagtttctggctgctcttcatgtccacctgaccttcatcaactctggactcaatctgctggaagaACAACAAACAACGTCCATGTGGTCTAAACTATTTGATAAACCAAAACTCCAATCTCTCCACCAGAGTGCTGTGaacaaggccttacagagtccaaatggacacctggacttgttcctccgcttcctcctgggtctttcaatgcagaccaatcagactctcctacgaggtctgctgacacagacaggaagtagctcacagaccaatcagGAAGCAGTTCAGTACATCAAGGagaagctcagtgagaatctgtctgcagagaaaagcatcaatctgtttcactgtctgaatgaactgaatgatcgttctctagtggaggagatccaacagtccctgagtTCAGGACGTCTCTCCACAgataaactgtctcctgctcagtggtcagctctggtcttcatcttactgtcatcagaaaaagatctggacgtgtttgacctgaagaaatactctgcttcagagaaggctcttctgaggctgctgccagtggtcaaagcctctAAAAAAGCTCTGtaa